DNA from Branchiostoma floridae strain S238N-H82 chromosome 15, Bfl_VNyyK, whole genome shotgun sequence:
aaaaacaagaaatatcACTTAAAAACTTGTCTGAAATATTAAAAGGCAAAGTTTTATTCCACGTTGTGTTTGTTTAGAATTAATATAGCAATATGTTTCAACAAGATGACTGCACTCAAAACACTTTCTATTTTGGAGAGGCCTGTTGGAAAATTCAATCAAGAAATGGTAAACTGTTTTGCTACCACAAAGCAATAAATTGCGTATTTCATCCAGTAACTAGACTGGGTGGTTCCTTTTATTGCCCTTTCGGGGCCTTTTTATGATGCCCTTGAAAAACAACCCCGGTCCAACCTACAGGAACTGGGACCGCGCAAGATGGCATTTTAGTAGAAAACAGAATTGCGAGTGTTATAATCTGTAATCTAACATTGTTACCTGCTTGCATGTATATAGATAGTTAATTGTCTTTTTGGTCAGCAGATCTTTCTATCTATCTAAATCACATCAAATGATATCGAAGAAGAAACATATAAAGACGAGGCTGGGGCTGGCACTTCTTAAAGCTCAGCTTAAAGCCAATACATTCTTGAATGAAATGATTGAATGTACTTGTATGCATTGCTTTTCTGGGCAATAGTTATAACTTTATGCGTTGCTTTTCTGGGCCATTGTTGTCACTTTATATATTCAAACAAATGTTTTAATGTGATTTTATAAAATCAATAATTTAAATGTACGTAGATGGACGTGTTGAGGTAATTTATTCGTAGCGATTGTCGTGGGCTAAACCAAACCATGCTTCCATGTGGCAACTGTGAAATAGATATACGTATATCACACACATACCATCAATATAAAACACAacctaagaagaaaaaaaatttcacctATATTTATATGATATCATGATTATCAAATTGGAGTAAATTGCTTGCCATACGATTGTGATCTTAACGCACATGCTAAGCTTTCGCACATGCTTCAAAGGCTTTCGAAAAGCACAATTTCATTAATAATATGGAACGAAAGATTTATGCACTTTTTGAGTCATAATTTACTGCAAAATTATATATCTAAAATTCTTATCCTTCATATGCAGTTCTTTTCTGTAAATTGAAGATTATTGAGCTAGACTCTTTATAATAAAATAATTGATATAACAAATAATTGTTTGAAATATGCTTACAGTGAAATGACCGTGTTTGCTTCTGTGGCACTCCGCATCGTTGTGGCTGTGACTTCTCCTTAGGGAATGATATCCTGAAACTCCAGATGATAAATTAGTATTTCAATACAGAAAAGTAAAATCATACGTCAAAGcacattataaaaaaaacattaactcCGAATCATTGGATGATATGATGGAAACTATGATAGGGAAACGGTAATGTAACATTAAAGAAGATTGAGGTCCTTTTCATCGCTCATAATTTGATAACACCGATACCGGTTCCAGtacaaatttcattttcatcctTCCTATGAAGataaaatgatatcaaatatACCTAGAATTTAATTTTCTCACCAAATCAAAATATGATACTAGGATTAACCACGTAGTAACAATTAGTTTTGCCATACTGCAGTTCCGAGATTAATATATGATATCGAAAACCAATGATATAGAATTTGACTGGCTGAAAATATAATGAatatttacagaaatacgcTCCACAATGATCATAACTTTTCGAAAGGCCATCAAAGTGAATTCTTAATCATGACTTTCTTGCCTTTAATTACCAGTTTAAGAGTAAGGTGTGGCGGGTTGGTCAATATAATATAACAAGCTTCTACCACGATTCGTACCTGAGAAGCTAATAtatgttacgccgaatggcagTTATAccgtttttgtttttcagattcAGATGcgtaagctggtgtgttacgcttgAGCGCGGTTATGTcggttatacagatacagatgcaattAAGTAGCGAGGTACGTTATTAGACGGTTGTCACCTCTTTCTAGGCTTCTAAAAATGTTAGCTCTGAAAACTTTCTTACAAGCAATAAGGGGAAGAATGTTTGGGACACTGTCAGAAATGTAGGCTAAAGGTATAGAATTATCAAAAGTTATATTCATTTCCTTTCTTCAATTATCTGTCATCATCCTTATGAGGTATGAGATATTTGATTTCTTATTTCAGATCTGCTTTTGAAGTAAATATTTAGTAATGGGGGCTTTAACATTCCATGCATCTAATGTTGTAGGTTACTTTCATGCTGCTTGGTGTGTTACAATATGTACGGATGTGTTCACTATCGCTTCTAATATCAAAGGGTTATCTTTATCATCTGATATTTATGTATTACCGATTTCACATCTTTACCACAATCATGAAAATGTTCACACATACCTGTCTAATCGTGTTACATGAATGAACAAAGAAAAGCTACCTATCTAATAGCTTTACACGGCTTAGGCACGTTGCCTAATCTATCTTTAATAGAACGTCTGCCGTAGCCACAATGCTTCGCTTGTTAAACGTATAGCCATTGGCGAGAAATTAATTCAACATTACTGCACAATTGATATAGCGAGAAACGAAGGATATTTTATTCATAGATATCGTCTTAATGAGACCAAACGAAACTGGTTGTCTGAAACAGTTACCTCAAGTTTACCAAAGCTTTCAGGTAGACCCTGAAAGCTTTGGTAATATACATTTCTACTGAACTTCttacaaataaatctgtttgacGGAGTTTTTGAGtgccactggcgttttaaaactcTACAAGGCTAGCAGCCACTATACCATTGAGATTACAATGAActgtactctacttcgctctcgTTGTTTTCTTCAACTTGTAATCCCCAAACATCTGAATTTCTGCCTATATAACCTCTTAATTTTCTAGTCGGTCTAACAGCCGGTTCACCAttcggtccaccaaatttttacagGTCCGGTTTTAAGAAAAAACGTATAAGAAAAGAAagacggttttgtaccggtacgatgtaccaGTATTCACTACGGAATAGTTACTGTATAATGAAGTGCAGTTGTCTTTCGGGCACGGGTTTGCAAATCAAGTCTCTCACCTTGCACGGGCTCCATGCCACCGATGACCTGGACAGAAGAGGCGGGAAAAAGTCCCACCGTCCCCCGAGAGAAGCCGTACCACCACCCGTCCGTGCCCTTGTGAAGTACCTCCACGATGTCATCCACTTCCAGAGTCAAGCCACCGTCTCCCGGAGGCTTGTAACTTGACACGGTCTTTGCCAAGATTCGTTCTGAAAAGACAAGATAATACATATATGCCCGAaagcagttacccaagcaactggatgtggattttggaaacggtcaaacgtttcaactagcatacaccagttttcgtcagtgacactgaagtgatcttgaAGAAAccggtcttttataccctagaACTAGTTATGAATAAAGACAGTTTTAGATGCCCTATAGGAAATAGGGTAGtacaagctgaagacaattttgattCCAATAGTATCACTGACGAAAattagtggatgctagttgaaacgtttCGAAAAGCATATcgagtttcttgagtaactgcttttgggcatatcttattacctggatgtctaaactttaTCGACGTATAATACATATACTATGTACACGAAACGTTTACTGAATGTAGATAAGTTTGTCACAGTACAGTTATCTGTATATTTGAAATAAATGGCAATACTCATTGTGTCTTCCGTTTATTCACCCATGATCCTTTATAAAACACAATTCATAACAACATGAATATACACATGAAGAGATGAATAAGTCCCGGATAAAAGCAATGGGAAATATTGAATTCATAACAATTAATGATGGCGGCAAATCAAATGTTATGATGATCAGTTGGCCAAATGTAATATATGTCAATAAAGCAATGGTATACATTGGAAAACCACATTGTGATCGTAAATTATTTCAGATATGCAGGAGTTAGTAAAATTTGCAAGAGTTTGAAATAAATCTAGTATTATCAGTATTATTCAAATAGCTTTCAGAATCGGAATGTTAAATGGTAGGACATTCTTTTGCCATATGCATCGTTGATGTTGAAATCCGTACAATTAATGTTTTTCATGATAAGACATTTTTGCTTTCCATAATATTAAATATGAAAAGTGACAGTAATCCTGCATCGTCATCATAATAAAGGTGCAATGCTTATCAGTATGTATTATAGCAATCCTAGCATTAGTGATGCTTGACGTGAGCCTTATTTCTTTTGACAGCAGAAATGACTTCTCTCAACCGTTATTATATTGTTATCAACCACGTCTAGTACAGATTATCACTTTCTGAAACAGACTCAGTCATCATAGCCTACCAATTATAGATTAGTATAGCGTTTTCTGGTGGCGTCATAGGGCATAGACATTGGGGGATGCAGTTTCGAAGTTCATTGTGTGTTATGCGCCAAAGTTAAAGGCCAGTTAGACATAATAAAAACGCATCTGGCAATAGTCAAACATGCACATCGAGACAATGGCTGATAAAAGAGCTGTTATGGACATTCACGTTTGATGAGTTCGTGCTTCTTAAAACATTTTGATATCATTTAGGGACAAAAATGATGTTCCTTACCCTTGAGCTATGGTgatatcaaatgaaataaaaaacacaaacattgtaGTCAGAACCAGCTTGATTAATTAAcggtatacaggcttttcatttgacctCACCTGTGCCATGTTTAATTACATCGTACGTCAGTAAACCACACTAATTATgttactgcttaattcaattacccgccaacatggtcgtctGAATTATAATTAgtgtgacgtcaatgaaaagcctgtatacctTACCAAATGTAGCTTTCTcatgcggcggccatgatagattttATACAAGTTCAaagaggcaaacaaaagactgtccatcataagtagcatttcaaccaatgatagcatgaaaattagaaaatcgaccaataataaaatgactgcatgtccgtcaaatattttcattatatattttattttacatctcttaagggactatgttATCATTCtatgctactctaaattgctacatcgtTTTGTGCATAAAAGTTGctattttatttgatatttgatcttatattgtgaaaatttgtgtgggttGGGGGGAAATTAAATGTgggctgattttagaaataagttagCCTGTTTGCCTCGTTGACCTCGTCTTTGATATATCATgccgtgagaaaggtgtatagccaCATTGCAAAAGGTTCCGTACCTGGCTTTCTAGCAAGAGTACCGGGGCAGCTCCCTTGGAGCATGAGAGTGCCATCGTTCAGTCTGTATGACCTGGCTTTGATACTCTTTCCGCAGTGTTTGGTTCGAGGCTTTCTCCTGCCTTTGCTCTTGGAACAGACGATAACAACCAGTAGTGACGTCAGCAGCAGGGCCGTCCCACCCACAGCACCTCCCATGATGCTCCAGAACTCTAACCACCTTCTCCTGGATGTTGTTTCAtctatgggggaggggggcaatagcGAATAATAAAACTGATGGTCAAATATCACCATTTATTATCAATGATTTGGTTTTTATTCTAGACACTGCTAACAAAACCTTACGAAAAATATCGACGTTTCGGTAATTCCTTAGCTATCCTTCTCATGCAGGGGCTAGAAGTAATTTACCACTTTTCCTGCAAAATAATGTTGTGAAGAAATGGGGAATGTCTCTAATTATGTATCAAATAAGCATTTTATTTCTTAATGAAAGAAATTTCGTTCATTTGTCAGAGATTGTTGTGACAAGCTGTTTCAGGGATCGGGAGCAGAGATAAATGGGATTCTTGTTTGCTGTAAAACAACGTAGTGCAACATTTACATTGGACTTTAGAATTACCTTACGGGCATCATTGTGTATCTAAATCTCGTTTTACCGGAGGAAAGATGCTTGTCATCATCGTCCATCCTGTCCAAATCATTTCACACGTTCTTCGCTCAAACGTTTACGTGTGAACCTTACCAGGACTCGTTGCAATTAAGAATTCATTGGAATTGGTTTACAATAAATATAGATGACTTTGTTCCTCGGGGCCTTTTAAGAAGATCCTTTCAAGCTCAAAGAACGTCTTGAAAGCATCTTGTCTTGAAAGCCATCTTCTTCTTACTCAATGAATCGTTACAGAACCCTTGTGAGTAGTACTTAAGACGGAAAATTCGTTATCTTAAGGACATCCTCGTCGTAAATTTAAAGGTTCAAAGTCTTGGTTAATACCGTAAACTTACTTGAGTACGACGCCGTCCCTTCTCCAAGTACCGTCAGCTCAACAGCTCTCGAGTCGTTCCGGTATTTCCCGTTGAATGCTCTACAGAGATACTCTCCGCTATCCGACGTCTGGAGGTCGTGCAATGTCAAATACGAGACGATGTGGTCCAATGTGCTGGAGAGGCCGATAGGCTGGGAGTTGCCGCTCTTGTACCAGAGGACTTTAGGAGTTGGATTGCCGTCTACGATGCACCACAACGTCACTGTTGCCCCCACGGTTGTGTATCGTGGACTCGTGATATTCACTACTACAGGTGGATCTGCAGAATGGAAGTAAACATTattaaaacccttaaactgccaaaaccggatatatctggcacacatatacatgccctgtgtgccatgCCCGGTTATAAcagggatagcgtattcccccaaaGTAGTAGCTTTGCGcacgtgtagcgcacgaaccaaGGAAGTTGAGGACTTCGGTCTTGTTCGGGTGTCTCTTTTCAGGGGTAGCGACCAACCCTGGCACTAGTAGCATTGTATAGGGCTGAAACgagaaggggctgcacgagcaacctccatggaggagctccacagagctgacctccatggaggttgctcgtgcagccctccagctccaccgagcgagctctatgcgctatgaatacaaacacttggttctcgtcaccttcatggaatttttagtatTACATGGAGGagcttctctcgtagaggacaaacaaccggactgaactagcagctgtacgcaaaacatggtacGGGGGCTATGAaggtaaacatttggttcacgtcacccaaaacaaattggtcttagCGATCTATACGGTAACAGAGGGCTGTTAGAGAGgcgctctacgggttatgaatgtaaacacttggttcacgtcaccatcaacaaatcggtgtttagggctccatacagagatattgtaaacaacaaacacacagagccgatagctgtttgagcagctccacgggctatatgaatgtaaacacttggttcacgtcaccatcaacaagtcggtgtttagggctccatacagagataatgtaaacaacaaacacacagagccaatagctgtttgagcagctcaacaggctatatgaatgtaaacacttggttcacatcaccatcaacaaatcggtgtttagggctctatactgagatattgtaaacaacaaacacacagagccgatagctgtttgagcagctccacgggctatatgaatgtaaacacttggtgcACGTCAcgatcaacaaatcggtgtttagggctccatacagagatattgtaaacaacaaacacacagagccgatagctgtttaagcagctccacgggctatatgaatgtaaacacttggttcacatcaccatcaacaaatccgtgtttagcgctctatacagagatattgtaaacaacaaacacacggagtcgatagctgtttgagcagctccacgggctatatgaatgtaaacacttggttcacgtcaccatcaacaaatcggtgtttagggctctatacagagatattgtaaacaacaaacacacagagccgatagctgtttgagcagctccacaggctatatgaatgtaaacacttggttcacgtcaccatcaacaaatcggtgtttagggctccatacagagatattgtaaacaacaaacacacagagccgatagctaaCCAGGCAGCTCCATGGGCTATGAAtgaacatttggttcacgtcacccaaaacaaatcggtcagaggtctgtccaagcagcgctgcacgggctttgaatgtaaacatttggttcacgtcacccaaaacaaattggtcaggggtctgtccaagcagcgctgCACGGGATTATTTTTTAATCTTCAAGTCGATGTTGGGTCGCGGAATTATTAATGCGTTGGGAAAAGTAGTAGAAATTTATCGGCTCCCCCCCCCTCATTTAAGAAtagatacttgtttgtttgccattgCCAAGAATGCGAAATTTTCGCACCTTCATGCTAATCGTCCAGAATGGTTGATTTAGCCCTGTTTGGGAAAATCTGTTGGCCTACTAGAAAAAAAGggttttataaaacaaataaTTAGACCTATTGAGGAGATCTGCAATACCAGGGGTGCCTGTTTTTAGAAGAATTTAACTgcctgccaagagagagtagtctgTCCACCCATCCGTGCTGGATACGGGCAATGAggtaaaacttccttggtaagaggtttgcaacaggtctaaatatttgttttatgaaaccacatgttgttgttttgtcatAATGGGCAGCAGagcgcaccccccccccccaccaaacacacacgcacataaatgcacacaaacacttgTAATAATTGTTCATTTCTTTGTGTGGTTGGATACAAAAATTGAAACAACAATCGTGATGGTGATAAATttagaaatcaaaacaacccgtttattgaatgaagcaagCGGTGCATTGTTTATATGTCAGCTCTTGCAAAGAAAGctgaaagttcgcacctccgtgctaatccgaaatcGTCCCAAAGCGCGCCCTTTCCACGCCAGAACACTGACGCCAGCAGCTGGCTGACTGTCCTATGacgtactcttcaagcagaggcttgtgggaaaaatcgtgaccatttcctttcatatcaatttttttgaaGGCCGGTCGAAATaacattatgaaaggaaaaagtcacgaccaacctctgcttggagagaaggtcatatacatgtagcccgGTAATAGCGGTATAGTgataaagtcaaagtacaaTTTGCACAAACTATCTAATTTTAAAGGTTTTAATACTAGTATCCAACCATTGGTGTTTACGAGCAAGGAGGTGAGCAAACTTCCTTGGTACGAGGTTTGCAACGACGGGCATTATGTTGGAGTT
Protein-coding regions in this window:
- the LOC118432398 gene encoding hemicentin-1-like isoform X2 — protein: MKDTAAKEEGLAVALLILHLVPAVFSNKFMSVTVHGMVGDTVTFPASYDSDKDIIVLTWNKLDQDIEGRRVPVYIYTPVSRTSLALGPLKGRAELHPNGSLTIRKINEADEGHYVMTVLIDTIGQEEQYVFLDIVVPPKVDIGLVSPKLVPINSTLVLNCSVDKTNSKVKAVFWMKDNELLSKDTTRVDYDGPNSYKSSILLEKLTRKDSGNYSCVAEHIRSVVLDSVQVEVTYPPVVVNITSPRYTTVGATVTLWCIVDGNPTPKVLWYKSGNSQPIGLSSTLDHIVSYLTLHDLQTSDSGEYLCRAFNGKYRNDSRAVELTVLGEGTASYSNETTSRRRWLEFWSIMGGAVGGTALLLTSLLVVIVCSKSKGRRKPRTKHCGKSIKARSYRLNDGTLMLQGSCPGTLARKPERILAKTVSSYKPPGDGGLTLEVDDIVEVLHKGTDGWWYGFSRGTVGLFPASSVQVIGGMEPVQGYHSLRRSHSHNDAECHRSKHGHFTIEDHIVATTAMTHEKNGCPDMQY
- the LOC118432398 gene encoding hemicentin-1-like isoform X1 — translated: MKDTAAKEEGLAVALLILHLVPAVFSNKFMSVTVHGMVGDTVTFPASYDSDKDIIVLTWNKLDQDIEGRRVPVYIYTPVSRTSLALGPLKGRAELHPNGSLTIRKINEADEGHYVMTVLIDTIGQEEQYVFLDIVVPPKVDIGLVSPKLVPINSTLVLNCSVDKTNSKVKAVFWMKDNELLSKDTTRVDYDGPNSYKSSILLEKLTRKDSGNYSCVAEHIRSVVLDSVQVEVTYPPVVVNITSPRYTTVGATVTLWCIVDGNPTPKVLWYKSGNSQPIGLSSTLDHIVSYLTLHDLQTSDSGEYLCRAFNGKYRNDSRAVELTVLGEGTASYSNETTSRRRWLEFWSIMGGAVGGTALLLTSLLVVIVCSKSKGRRKPRTKHCGKSIKARSYRLNDGTLMLQGSCPGTLARKPERILAKTVSSYKPPGDGGLTLEVDDIVEVLHKGTDGWWYGFSRGTVGLFPASSVQVIGGMEPVQVSGYHSLRRSHSHNDAECHRSKHGHFTIEDHIVATTAMTHEKNGCPDMQY